Proteins found in one Roseovarius pelagicus genomic segment:
- a CDS encoding choline kinase family protein produces MTPNEAIEAARALTCWTAPTKIEPLEGGITNHNIRVTDRGREYVVRLGQDIPEHGILRWHELALSRAAESAGLSPAVHHFEPGVLVLDFIPSTALAEDDLHDHATLMAATDLIARLHCQMPSHLRGPILSFWVFHILRDYAATLIERGSRHLSSLPDLLEQAALLERAVGHVKLVLGHNDLLPANLLRADDGALWLIDWEYGGFNSPLFDLGGLASNCALPRDAEEAMLTRYYGASPDAALWRRYDAMKCASLLREAMWSMMSELTSTLDFDYADYTDKNLDRYAGAFAAFTTQGYQP; encoded by the coding sequence ATGACACCCAACGAAGCCATTGAAGCGGCACGCGCGCTGACCTGCTGGACAGCGCCGACCAAAATCGAGCCGCTGGAAGGCGGCATTACCAATCACAACATCCGCGTCACCGATCGCGGGCGTGAGTATGTGGTCCGTCTGGGACAGGACATTCCCGAACACGGCATCCTGCGCTGGCACGAACTTGCGCTTAGCCGCGCCGCCGAAAGTGCCGGACTATCTCCGGCGGTACACCACTTCGAACCGGGTGTGCTGGTTCTCGACTTCATACCCAGCACGGCATTGGCAGAGGACGATCTGCACGATCATGCCACGCTGATGGCCGCGACCGACCTGATCGCGCGCCTTCACTGCCAGATGCCGAGCCATTTGCGCGGCCCGATCCTGAGTTTCTGGGTCTTTCACATCTTGCGCGATTATGCCGCGACCCTGATAGAACGCGGCTCTCGGCACCTGTCTTCCCTGCCCGATCTGCTGGAACAGGCCGCCCTGCTGGAGCGCGCAGTCGGGCATGTCAAACTGGTCCTCGGCCATAACGATCTGCTGCCAGCGAACCTGTTACGTGCAGACGATGGTGCCCTCTGGCTGATTGATTGGGAATATGGCGGATTCAACTCTCCGCTATTCGATCTGGGCGGGTTGGCCAGCAACTGCGCCCTGCCCCGCGATGCCGAAGAGGCGATGCTGACGCGCTACTATGGCGCATCGCCCGACGCCGCGCTGTGGCGCCGGTATGACGCGATGAAATGTGCCTCACTTCTACGCGAAGCCATGTGGTCGATGATGTCTGAACTGACTTCAACGCTCGATTTCGACTACGCCGACTACACCGATAAGAACCTAGACCGATATGCAGGCGCTTTTGCCGCCTTCACTACCCAAGGATACCAACCATGA
- a CDS encoding quaternary amine ABC transporter ATP-binding protein produces the protein MERPQKMICRNVWKLYGPDPAQFLQRNPDPSAEQLREAGMIGAVRAANVEIGQGEIFVIMGLSGSGKSTLVRCLSRLIEPTGGDILFDGDDLLAMTEAELIQLRRKKIGMVFQNFALLPHLTVLQNVAFPLDVQGVPRRKREARAHEMIETVGLKGRENYFPRQLSGGQQQRVGIARSLVVEPEIWFLDEPFSALDPLIRREMQDEFLRLQALLKKTIVFITHDFDEAIRLADRIAVMKDGRIVQTATPEELVMNPATDYVAEFTRHIPRGKVLSLQNIMSPGADDGPYAGDLQATDRVADVADRVEAADRPHRVLDADGTPVGTVDARAVIDVLIGRGAA, from the coding sequence ATGGAACGCCCCCAAAAGATGATCTGCCGCAACGTCTGGAAGCTTTACGGCCCGGACCCGGCGCAATTCCTTCAGCGTAATCCCGATCCAAGCGCCGAACAACTGCGCGAGGCCGGCATGATTGGCGCGGTCAGAGCCGCAAACGTCGAGATCGGGCAGGGTGAGATTTTCGTCATCATGGGCCTGTCCGGGTCCGGCAAATCCACGCTTGTACGCTGCTTGTCACGCCTGATCGAACCGACCGGTGGAGACATCCTATTCGATGGCGACGATCTGCTGGCCATGACTGAAGCCGAATTGATCCAACTGCGCCGTAAGAAGATCGGCATGGTTTTCCAGAACTTTGCCCTCCTGCCCCATTTGACAGTGTTGCAGAATGTGGCGTTCCCCCTCGACGTGCAGGGCGTTCCACGCCGTAAACGCGAGGCCCGCGCACATGAAATGATCGAAACCGTCGGTCTAAAAGGGCGCGAGAACTATTTTCCTCGCCAGCTATCAGGCGGACAACAACAGCGGGTTGGCATCGCCCGCAGTCTGGTGGTGGAGCCAGAGATCTGGTTCCTAGACGAGCCTTTTTCGGCGCTGGACCCCCTGATCCGGCGCGAGATGCAGGATGAGTTCCTGCGGCTTCAGGCATTGCTGAAAAAAACCATCGTGTTCATCACTCATGACTTCGACGAGGCAATCCGCCTTGCTGACCGGATCGCAGTAATGAAGGACGGTCGTATCGTACAGACGGCTACGCCCGAGGAGCTGGTCATGAATCCCGCCACCGACTATGTCGCGGAATTCACTCGTCATATCCCACGCGGCAAAGTTCTGAGCCTTCAAAACATCATGTCACCCGGCGCGGATGACGGCCCCTATGCGGGCGATCTACAGGCGACCGATCGTGTTGCCGACGTGGCAGATCGGGTCGAGGCCGCAGATCGCCCCCACCGCGTGCTGGATGCCGATGGAACACCTGTGGGCACCGTGGACGCACGCGCGGTGATTGACGTGCTCATCGGACGAGGCGCCGCGTGA
- a CDS encoding YhdP family protein, producing the protein MSTTEINNANADDTRHLRRQHRRRRRRKVGLWSLVSMAAVAGLAVLLMLSYLGTPITVPDWLRARVTERINENTGEVQVELGQMVVVIEEGWKPRLSLRDVVLRGPDGAHLANLTELGGRVAMRPLFRGELQPGSIRVSGVQLTLRRDKSGTVDVALGGPEAAGAGARGSAGITAIISQIDDALQRPELLSLSRISADNLTLRYEDARAGRAWNIDGGQIALTRDEDDLRIRGNFALLGARAYATTLEMNYASRIGDNRAEFGVNIEDAPSEDIAGQSPALAWLGALDAPISGALRVAVEEDGTLGPLNATLQIGAGVLQPTEATKPIAFSSARSYFTYDPNTQTMRFESLSISSKWVTARAEGTAFLVGARDGWPTELQAQMRVTGITADPADLYPEPILIDAATMDMRLQMEPFHLSLGQLSLSDQGQQLILSGDLKAEEAGWYLALDGRMDGLGHDRLLELWPESTSGKTRDWIAENVTAARLSNIQLAVRSKPKHRPDLFLGFDYDGLNTRFIKEMPPITGANGHASLYDGRFVIQAEKGRVKASQGGYIDIAGTSFVVPDVWRKDSIAEVALETESTITAALALLDEKPFEFLSKQDKPVTLADGRARLSGQLKFPLEKKVGPDDVDFDIAGDLSEVRSSALVPGRVLSAAALTVNANNETLEIGGDGLLGQVPFTGRWRSPMGPEGKGKSRLTGTIEISERFADEFGVGLPPGSLSGQGRGDITVDLNRDGTGNFALSSDMSGVGLQLAQLDWSLAKAARGQLELRGRLGTPPQIDLIEMDAPGLRARGSIQLRPGGALDRALFSRVEVGRWLDAPVELVGRGVGLSPAVLVDSGTIDLRQTTLSGGRDASQKQGAPISLNLDRLQISDGMALTNFSAKLDTSNGTEGTFSGRVNGATAITGRVVPQGGRSAFRIRSDNAGGVLDAAGLLKKARGGDLELILTPASAAGTYDGQLEAENVWLTDAPALAALLSSLSVVGLLEQMSGNGILFNQVDARFQLSPDRLTLLSSSAVGASMGISMDGYYFMENNQMDMQGVVSPLYLVNQVGGVFTRQGEGLVGMNYKLKGPATAPRVHVNPLSILTPGMFREILRRSPPTVAREQTDGVSGTPEPEQRSAPQLNNRRDR; encoded by the coding sequence ATGAGCACGACTGAGATCAACAACGCAAATGCGGATGACACACGACATCTGCGCCGCCAGCACCGCCGCCGGCGTCGGCGCAAGGTCGGGCTGTGGTCGTTGGTCAGTATGGCGGCTGTAGCAGGATTGGCCGTGTTGCTGATGCTGTCTTATCTGGGGACGCCGATCACCGTACCGGACTGGTTGCGTGCGCGTGTCACCGAGCGGATCAACGAAAACACCGGAGAGGTTCAGGTCGAACTGGGTCAGATGGTGGTAGTGATCGAAGAAGGCTGGAAGCCGCGATTGTCGCTGCGCGATGTGGTGTTGCGTGGACCGGACGGCGCGCATCTGGCGAACCTGACGGAGCTCGGGGGACGGGTGGCGATGCGCCCGCTCTTTCGCGGCGAATTGCAGCCGGGCAGCATTCGGGTTTCAGGGGTGCAACTGACTTTGCGCAGGGACAAGAGCGGTACAGTTGATGTTGCATTGGGCGGACCAGAGGCGGCGGGTGCTGGAGCACGCGGCTCTGCGGGGATCACCGCAATCATCAGTCAGATTGATGATGCATTGCAACGTCCTGAATTATTGTCACTTTCTCGTATTTCTGCCGATAATCTGACCCTGCGCTACGAGGATGCGCGAGCGGGGCGTGCGTGGAACATTGATGGTGGTCAGATTGCATTGACCCGCGACGAGGATGATTTGCGTATCCGGGGCAACTTTGCGCTGCTCGGTGCGCGGGCATATGCAACCACACTGGAAATGAACTACGCTAGCAGGATCGGTGACAACCGAGCAGAGTTCGGTGTCAACATCGAGGATGCGCCGTCTGAGGATATCGCCGGACAATCACCGGCTCTGGCATGGCTGGGGGCGTTGGACGCGCCTATTTCCGGGGCGTTACGGGTTGCGGTCGAAGAGGACGGGACTCTGGGCCCGCTCAATGCGACGCTGCAGATCGGTGCAGGTGTTCTGCAACCCACCGAAGCCACCAAACCAATCGCATTCTCATCTGCGCGCAGTTATTTCACCTATGACCCCAACACCCAGACCATGCGCTTCGAGAGTTTGTCGATCAGTAGCAAATGGGTCACGGCACGGGCCGAGGGCACGGCGTTTCTGGTGGGCGCGCGGGATGGCTGGCCTACTGAGTTGCAGGCGCAGATGCGCGTCACAGGAATAACTGCCGATCCGGCGGACCTATACCCGGAGCCGATCCTGATTGATGCCGCAACGATGGACATGCGCCTGCAGATGGAACCGTTTCACCTCAGCTTGGGGCAGTTGAGCCTGTCTGACCAAGGACAGCAACTGATCCTGAGCGGCGATCTGAAAGCGGAAGAGGCGGGCTGGTATCTGGCGCTTGATGGGCGCATGGACGGCCTCGGCCATGATCGCCTGTTAGAACTGTGGCCCGAGTCAACGAGTGGGAAAACCCGCGACTGGATCGCCGAAAATGTGACCGCCGCGCGGCTGAGCAATATCCAGTTGGCCGTGCGCTCGAAACCCAAGCACCGGCCTGACTTGTTTTTGGGATTTGACTATGACGGTTTGAACACCCGATTCATCAAGGAAATGCCGCCGATCACAGGGGCAAACGGGCATGCTTCGCTCTATGACGGGCGCTTTGTGATTCAGGCCGAGAAGGGCAGGGTGAAGGCATCGCAAGGTGGTTATATCGACATCGCGGGCACCAGCTTCGTGGTGCCGGACGTCTGGCGCAAGGATTCCATCGCTGAGGTTGCCCTAGAGACAGAGAGTACGATCACTGCGGCGTTGGCGTTGCTGGACGAGAAACCGTTCGAATTTCTCAGTAAGCAGGATAAGCCTGTCACATTGGCCGATGGCCGTGCCCGGTTAAGTGGGCAGTTGAAATTTCCGCTGGAGAAGAAAGTCGGTCCTGACGATGTCGATTTTGACATTGCGGGAGATTTAAGTGAGGTCCGCAGCTCGGCGTTGGTGCCGGGCCGCGTTTTGAGTGCGGCGGCATTGACCGTGAACGCGAATAACGAAACGCTGGAGATTGGCGGAGATGGTTTGCTGGGGCAGGTCCCGTTTACAGGACGCTGGCGATCCCCGATGGGACCGGAAGGCAAGGGCAAGAGCCGTCTGACCGGAACCATCGAAATATCAGAACGGTTCGCCGATGAGTTCGGCGTCGGATTGCCACCGGGCAGCCTAAGCGGGCAGGGACGCGGCGATATCACGGTTGATCTAAACCGGGACGGAACGGGCAACTTTGCCCTCAGTTCGGATATGTCAGGGGTTGGCCTGCAACTGGCACAGCTTGACTGGTCGCTGGCAAAGGCGGCGCGCGGCCAACTGGAATTGCGCGGCAGACTGGGCACCCCGCCACAGATTGATCTGATCGAGATGGATGCACCGGGATTGCGTGCCCGTGGCAGCATCCAGCTACGTCCGGGTGGCGCATTGGATCGGGCGCTGTTTTCGCGGGTTGAAGTTGGCCGCTGGCTCGATGCACCCGTCGAATTGGTGGGGCGCGGTGTCGGGCTCTCTCCGGCAGTGCTGGTGGATTCTGGAACCATTGACCTGCGCCAGACCACGCTCAGCGGCGGGCGTGACGCGAGCCAGAAACAAGGCGCGCCGATCAGCCTGAATCTGGACCGGTTGCAGATATCAGACGGAATGGCGCTGACGAACTTCAGTGCGAAGCTCGACACATCGAACGGCACCGAAGGCACGTTTTCGGGGCGGGTCAATGGCGCGACCGCTATCACCGGGCGTGTTGTGCCGCAGGGCGGGCGCAGTGCGTTTCGCATCCGATCGGATAATGCCGGTGGGGTTCTGGATGCAGCAGGTTTGCTAAAGAAAGCGCGTGGTGGTGATCTGGAACTGATCCTGACACCGGCGTCGGCGGCTGGTACGTATGATGGTCAGCTGGAGGCCGAGAACGTTTGGCTGACCGATGCGCCTGCACTGGCGGCGTTGTTGAGTTCGCTCAGCGTGGTGGGGCTGCTAGAGCAGATGTCGGGCAATGGTATTCTGTTCAATCAGGTGGACGCGCGGTTCCAGTTGTCGCCTGATCGGCTTACCCTGCTGTCCAGTAGTGCGGTCGGTGCATCGATGGGTATCTCGATGGACGGATATTACTTTATGGAAAACAACCAGATGGATATGCAGGGGGTTGTCTCGCCACTCTATCTGGTGAATCAGGTTGGCGGCGTCTTCACCCGTCAGGGCGAAGGGCTGGTAGGTATGAACTACAAGCTGAAGGGACCGGCAACTGCGCCGCGGGTGCACGTCAATCCGCTCTCGATCTTGACGCCGGGCATGTTCCGAGAGATTTTGCGCCGCTCTCCGCCCACGGTGGCCCGTGAACAGACAGATGGTGTGTCCGGGACGCCCGAACCCGAACAGCGTAGCGCACCACAATTGAACAACCGCCGCGACCGCTGA
- a CDS encoding peroxiredoxin has protein sequence MPQISDIAPDFTLPRDGGGEIQLSALRPAPVVLFFYPRDNTPGCTKEARAFTDLLPEFQAAGVTVLGISKDSVLKHTKFRDKHDLGMPLLSDENSETCEAYGVWKEKNMYGKKFLGIERSTFLIDGDGRIAQVWRKVKVPGHAEDVLQATKTL, from the coding sequence ATGCCACAAATCTCTGACATTGCACCTGATTTTACCCTGCCTCGCGATGGTGGTGGCGAAATTCAGCTTAGTGCACTGCGTCCTGCGCCTGTCGTGCTCTTCTTCTACCCACGCGATAACACCCCCGGCTGCACCAAGGAGGCGCGCGCATTTACCGATCTTCTGCCCGAATTTCAGGCCGCTGGTGTGACCGTTCTGGGGATTTCCAAAGACAGTGTCTTAAAACATACCAAGTTTCGCGACAAGCATGACCTTGGAATGCCGTTACTGTCCGACGAAAACAGCGAAACCTGCGAAGCTTACGGTGTGTGGAAAGAGAAAAACATGTACGGCAAGAAATTCCTCGGGATCGAGCGCAGCACGTTCCTGATTGATGGTGACGGGCGCATCGCGCAGGTCTGGCGCAAGGTCAAGGTGCCGGGCCACGCTGAAGACGTCCTGCAAGCGACCAAGACGCTCTAA
- a CDS encoding ABC transporter substrate-binding protein, translated as MKFTSTISAAAIAAAIAAPALADVENQDPIKLTTHDWTGQIVNTTILGEVLMKAGYNVEYVQADYIAQFAGLKTGDLHVATEIWETTGREAMDEATATGDVVNMGESGMIAIEEWWYPAYMEERCPGLPDWTALNDCAAEFATSETAPMGRYLGGPVTWGGFDEERVEALGMDFEVVHAGTDAALFAELESAYQREAPIVLWLYSPHWAPAKYEGSFVEFPPYSAECYNDPSVGMNTSAAYDCGKPTGPIWKVAWSGVADKWPGAADIIKNYTLTNEEMGALVAAVDLEGKSIEDVTDAWMAENAAKVDGWIN; from the coding sequence GTGAAATTCACCTCCACTATCTCCGCTGCCGCAATTGCCGCAGCAATTGCCGCACCGGCCCTTGCCGATGTCGAAAATCAGGATCCGATCAAGCTGACCACTCATGATTGGACCGGGCAAATCGTAAACACGACAATCCTGGGCGAGGTGCTGATGAAAGCAGGCTATAACGTCGAGTACGTTCAAGCCGACTATATCGCGCAGTTCGCCGGCCTGAAGACCGGCGATCTGCATGTCGCTACAGAAATCTGGGAAACCACCGGTCGCGAGGCGATGGATGAGGCCACTGCCACAGGCGACGTTGTGAACATGGGCGAAAGCGGAATGATCGCAATCGAGGAATGGTGGTATCCCGCCTACATGGAGGAACGCTGCCCCGGCCTGCCGGACTGGACTGCATTAAATGACTGCGCGGCAGAATTTGCCACGTCTGAAACCGCTCCGATGGGCCGCTATCTGGGTGGTCCGGTAACATGGGGTGGTTTTGATGAAGAACGTGTCGAAGCCTTGGGTATGGATTTCGAAGTTGTCCATGCCGGCACCGATGCCGCCCTCTTTGCTGAACTGGAATCGGCCTATCAGCGCGAGGCGCCAATCGTGCTCTGGCTCTATAGTCCGCACTGGGCACCGGCCAAATACGAAGGTTCGTTTGTCGAATTCCCCCCCTATTCCGCCGAATGCTACAACGATCCATCCGTGGGCATGAACACCAGCGCCGCCTATGATTGTGGCAAGCCGACAGGACCCATCTGGAAGGTCGCATGGTCCGGTGTCGCCGATAAATGGCCGGGTGCTGCGGACATCATCAAGAATTACACATTGACCAACGAAGAGATGGGCGCGCTCGTTGCGGCTGTCGATCTCGAAGGGAAATCAATCGAAGACGTCACTGACGCCTGGATGGCCGAAAACGCCGCCAAGGTCGACGGCTGGATTAACTAA
- a CDS encoding ABC transporter permease, translating into MNWRRFTTPHALFWWGLLAVTWILSSTSFQLYKALDARWIIRFPKAWQMPLETWISDAMRWLLEDATFGIFTFRELTRFISAIIEVPYDVARAALADGFVQGLGSNAVEIAPPLSWIAVIVIMVVLGRVAKDWGLAWLVGACFLYLAVFGQWDSAMVTLASVVIAVPIGVVGGLALGILSFRVPWVERALRPFLDLMQTVPVFAYLVPILFLFGFGPVAALVATVIYAMPPMVRVSTVALQTVPAEVVEAGKMAGCTKRQMMWKVLVPSAAPTLMVGVNQVIMLTLNMVIIASMIGAGGLGFDVLSALRRLDIGGGIEAGLAIVVMAIALDRVSQAFSTRLPAPVQGRDLNYLQRHPWFATVFAVVVLIYVAGLFVPAVQDYPETATLTTSAFWEDAMRYVNVTFFDTFEAIKDVFLTYLLLPVKRFFTGIPWAWGIVAAGLAAGKVGGWKLGVMAALMTAFIAANGLWNKAMITIYLCGVSVLIAYAIGVPLGIWAGANARAHRWVGAFIDTLQTLPSFVYLIPVVMLFRVGDFSAMIAVVLYALAPAVRYAAHGIRSIEPQMIEAGLVSGCTKRQLLWRVKLPLAAPSLLLGLNQTIMLALSMLVITALVGTRDLGQEVYIALTKANTGQGIVAGLSVAFIAIIADRIVSAMARHSKERLGLA; encoded by the coding sequence GTGAACTGGCGCCGGTTCACCACCCCTCATGCCCTATTCTGGTGGGGATTGCTGGCCGTTACATGGATCCTGTCGTCCACGTCTTTCCAATTGTACAAGGCGCTTGACGCGCGTTGGATCATCCGGTTCCCCAAGGCATGGCAAATGCCGCTGGAGACATGGATTTCAGACGCGATGCGCTGGCTGCTTGAGGATGCAACCTTTGGCATTTTCACATTCCGAGAACTCACGCGTTTCATCTCGGCAATCATCGAAGTGCCCTATGATGTGGCCCGGGCCGCTCTGGCAGACGGTTTCGTACAGGGTTTGGGCAGCAACGCGGTAGAGATCGCGCCACCACTCAGCTGGATTGCCGTCATCGTCATCATGGTGGTGCTGGGACGGGTCGCCAAGGATTGGGGGCTGGCATGGCTGGTTGGTGCCTGTTTCCTTTACCTCGCCGTTTTCGGCCAATGGGACAGCGCAATGGTCACCCTTGCCTCTGTCGTGATCGCGGTCCCCATCGGCGTCGTCGGTGGTCTGGCTCTTGGTATCCTCAGCTTTCGGGTGCCTTGGGTCGAGCGTGCCTTGCGCCCGTTTTTGGACCTGATGCAGACAGTTCCAGTCTTTGCCTACCTTGTTCCGATCCTCTTTCTCTTTGGATTCGGTCCGGTCGCGGCCCTCGTCGCCACGGTGATCTATGCCATGCCGCCTATGGTTCGGGTGTCAACCGTTGCCCTACAGACCGTGCCCGCCGAAGTGGTCGAGGCGGGCAAGATGGCGGGCTGTACCAAGCGCCAGATGATGTGGAAGGTATTGGTACCCTCAGCGGCCCCGACGCTAATGGTTGGCGTCAATCAGGTGATCATGTTGACGCTGAACATGGTGATCATCGCCTCTATGATCGGTGCGGGCGGGCTGGGATTTGATGTCCTGAGCGCGTTGCGTCGGCTGGACATCGGTGGCGGGATCGAGGCGGGTTTGGCCATCGTGGTCATGGCCATCGCGCTGGATCGTGTCAGTCAGGCCTTTAGTACACGCCTGCCAGCCCCGGTACAGGGACGCGATCTGAATTACCTACAGCGCCATCCGTGGTTCGCCACAGTATTCGCGGTTGTGGTGCTGATCTATGTTGCGGGCCTCTTCGTCCCCGCCGTTCAGGACTATCCAGAGACTGCGACACTAACCACGTCGGCCTTCTGGGAAGACGCGATGCGCTATGTCAACGTGACCTTCTTTGACACGTTCGAGGCAATCAAGGACGTGTTTCTCACCTATCTTCTGCTGCCGGTAAAACGTTTCTTCACCGGCATCCCGTGGGCGTGGGGCATCGTCGCTGCGGGCCTTGCAGCTGGCAAGGTGGGCGGCTGGAAACTGGGCGTTATGGCAGCATTGATGACGGCGTTCATTGCGGCAAATGGGCTATGGAACAAGGCAATGATCACAATCTACCTGTGCGGTGTCTCGGTCCTGATTGCCTACGCGATCGGCGTGCCACTCGGCATCTGGGCAGGGGCGAATGCGCGCGCGCACCGCTGGGTCGGGGCATTTATTGACACGCTGCAGACACTGCCCAGCTTCGTCTATCTGATACCGGTGGTCATGCTGTTTCGCGTCGGCGACTTTTCCGCGATGATTGCCGTCGTGCTATACGCGCTGGCGCCTGCCGTGCGCTACGCGGCACATGGTATACGCTCGATAGAGCCACAAATGATCGAGGCGGGCCTCGTATCCGGCTGCACAAAACGACAGCTCCTATGGCGGGTCAAATTGCCTTTGGCCGCTCCCTCGCTGCTTCTGGGTCTTAATCAAACAATAATGCTGGCGCTGTCGATGTTGGTGATCACTGCCCTCGTCGGCACCCGCGATCTGGGCCAAGAGGTCTATATCGCGCTGACAAAGGCCAATACAGGCCAAGGCATCGTCGCAGGTCTCAGCGTCGCCTTCATCGCGATCATTGCGGACCGGATCGTATCGGCGATGGCGCGCCACTCAAAGGAAAGGCTGGGCCTCGCATGA
- a CDS encoding DeoR/GlpR family DNA-binding transcription regulator yields MENAHPNHRQQEILDALRRAGGSLRVHRLARELQVSEETVRRNLKRLAESGQVEKVHGGARLAEDTGEGDFQHRLRISPEAKQIIARHVAAQVRDGSSLFLDVGSTTSYIADALRDHAELLVVTNSVSVAYKLATRNANQVYMAGGALRAHDGGAFGAEAMRFANNFKTDLAVLSSAGITAQNGFMLYDLEEANFSRAILRNAGRRWVAADSTKFGRAAPITLCDPALINVLVTDAAPPPDLVQAASDWGTDIQVAA; encoded by the coding sequence ATGGAAAATGCCCATCCCAACCACCGCCAGCAGGAGATACTTGATGCGTTGCGCCGGGCGGGCGGTTCCCTACGGGTCCACAGGCTGGCGCGGGAGTTGCAGGTGTCCGAGGAAACTGTGCGACGAAACCTCAAGCGGCTGGCCGAAAGTGGGCAGGTCGAAAAAGTACATGGTGGTGCGCGACTGGCCGAAGATACCGGTGAAGGCGACTTTCAGCATCGGTTGCGCATCAGTCCGGAAGCCAAGCAGATCATTGCGCGTCATGTGGCGGCGCAAGTACGCGACGGCAGCTCACTTTTTCTGGATGTCGGTAGCACGACATCCTACATCGCTGACGCGTTGCGTGATCACGCCGAATTATTGGTGGTGACTAATTCTGTTTCGGTAGCCTACAAGCTGGCAACACGAAACGCTAATCAGGTCTACATGGCGGGCGGTGCGCTGCGCGCTCATGACGGCGGAGCATTTGGAGCAGAGGCGATGAGATTTGCCAACAATTTCAAGACGGATCTGGCGGTATTATCCTCTGCGGGCATAACGGCACAGAATGGGTTCATGCTGTATGACCTTGAAGAGGCGAATTTTAGTCGCGCGATCCTGCGCAATGCCGGGCGGCGCTGGGTCGCGGCGGATTCAACCAAGTTCGGTCGCGCGGCACCGATCACGTTGTGCGATCCCGCATTGATCAACGTATTGGTGACAGATGCAGCACCGCCACCTGATCTGGTGCAAGCCGCCAGTGACTGGGGCACAGATATTCAGGTGGCGGCATGA
- a CDS encoding inositol monophosphatase family protein, with product MSGLDEIARLAARIAEDASTIPMEHFRQGGLGIELKGDESPVTVADRATEEAIRAALAEAFPEHGIFGEEFGISGSLDGPAWIIDPIDGTRYFLSGYPGFGMLIGHLQSGVPQVGVVRMPALNETYVGVRGGAATLNGTPIRVRTTTQLTEALIFVNEPERTHADDPARFARLCKIGHTRRMSYDCYPHAMVAAGQIDAVTDMGLEPYDFLPLTPLIEAAGGIITDWQGRPLDLGSDGRVVTAATPDLHRAVLEVLNA from the coding sequence ATGAGTGGGCTCGACGAAATCGCGCGCCTGGCCGCGCGCATCGCCGAAGATGCAAGCACCATCCCAATGGAACACTTTCGGCAAGGCGGTCTCGGGATCGAGTTGAAGGGGGATGAAAGCCCGGTGACGGTCGCCGATCGTGCAACCGAAGAGGCCATTCGTGCTGCACTGGCCGAGGCGTTTCCCGAACATGGCATCTTTGGTGAGGAATTCGGCATAAGTGGTTCGTTGGACGGTCCGGCATGGATCATCGATCCGATTGACGGCACGCGATACTTTCTGTCCGGGTACCCCGGTTTCGGCATGCTGATCGGGCATTTGCAATCCGGCGTGCCGCAAGTGGGCGTTGTTCGTATGCCGGCATTAAATGAGACTTATGTCGGTGTTCGCGGGGGGGCGGCCACGCTGAACGGCACACCGATCCGTGTGCGTACGACGACCCAACTGACTGAGGCTCTGATTTTCGTGAACGAGCCGGAGCGTACCCATGCGGACGATCCCGCGCGGTTTGCCCGGCTCTGTAAAATCGGGCATACGCGGCGCATGTCCTACGATTGCTATCCGCATGCGATGGTTGCGGCGGGGCAGATTGATGCCGTCACGGATATGGGGCTGGAACCCTATGATTTTCTGCCCCTGACCCCTTTGATCGAGGCCGCGGGTGGAATCATCACCGATTGGCAAGGTCGCCCGCTGGATTTGGGCTCTGATGGCCGCGTGGTAACTGCGGCGACACCGGATCTGCATCGCGCAGTGTTGGAGGTGTTGAACGCGTAG